In the genome of Doryrhamphus excisus isolate RoL2022-K1 chromosome 11, RoL_Dexc_1.0, whole genome shotgun sequence, one region contains:
- the LOC131138215 gene encoding actin nucleation-promoting factor WASL-like, translating to MNNHPPPRRAANVGSLLLTPQENDCLFGYLGRKCTALCSAVVQVYGADRSCSWAKKCCGVACLVKDNPQRSYFIRVFDIKEGKTMFEQELYHSFSISCSRSYFISFVGDTSQMGLNFASEEEAKRFRVAINDLLSRRQRKTGPALPMATVDIRNPEINNVRLLNSHGHQLPYHVNNMLSHGGLARKDKKTKVKKKKLTKADIGTPSNFQHIGHVGWDPNTGFDLNNLDPELKNLFDMCGISEAQLKDRETSKVIYDFIEKKGGVEAVKNELRRQAPPPPPSRGGPPPPPPPPPPPSRGSRGAPPPPPPPLSRAPASAPPPPPPSRLGAPPPPPTRGVQQPPPPPHHHHHHKPPPPPSLNSSPQAPPPPPPAAAPQPPAGVAPPPPPPPPPPPPVPPPSAEPDGVRRSNDSPHSPVPAGTSALLEQIRGGAQLKKVEQNHREPASSSGRDALLDQIRQGIQLKTVSDHPESGPPMPAPTAGIVGALMEVMQKRSKAIHSSDDDEDDDEDEDFEEDDEWDD from the exons ATGAACAACCACCCGCCGCCCCGCAGGGCCGCTAACGTGGGCTCCTTGCTGCTGACCCCGCAGGAGAACGACTGCCTGTTCGGCTACCTGGGCAGGAAATGTACG GCGTTGTGTTCGGCGGTGGTCCAGGTCTACGGCGCTGACAGGAGCTGCAGTTGGGCGAAGAAGTGCTGCGGGGTGGCGTGCTTGGTCAAAGACAACCCGCAGAGGTCCTACTTCATCCGGGTGTTTGACATCAAG gaGGGTAAAACCATGTTCGAGCAGGAGCTCTACCACAGCTTCTCCATCAGCTGCTCCAGGTCCTACTTCATCTCCTTCGTGGGGGAT ACCAGCCAGATGGGTTTGAACTTCGCCAGCGAAGAAGAGGCCAAGCGATTCCGAGTGGCCATCAACGACCTGCTCAGCCGACGccaacgaaaaactg GTCCCGCTCTGCCCATGGCCACGGTGGACATCAGGAACCCGGAGATCAACAACGTGCGCCTGCTCAACTCTCACGGCCACCAGCTGCCGTACCACGTCAACAACATGCTGAGTCATGGCGGCCTGGCCCGCAAGGACAAGAAGACCAAagtcaagaagaagaagctcaCCAAGGCGGACATCGGCACGCCCAGCAACTTCCA gCATATTGGACATGTGGGCTGGGATCCCAACACGGGTTTTGAT CTGAACAATCTGGACCCCGAGCTGAAGAACCTGTTTGACATGTGCGGCATCTCGGAGGCTCAGCTGAAGGACCGCGAGACTTCCAAGGTCATCTACGACTTTATCGAGAAGAAAGGCGGCGTGGAGGCGGTGAAGAACGAGCTGAGGAGGCAGG CGCCCCCACCTCCTCCCTCTCGTGGTGGCCCCCCAccgcctcctccacctcctcctccaccgtCCAGAGGAAGCCGCGGGGCTCCGCCTCCACCTCCGCCGCCTCTGTCCCGCGCCCCCGCCTcggccccccctcccccgccacCGTCCAGGCTGGGTGCCCCGCCCCCACCGCCCACCAGGGGAGTTCAgcaacccccccctccaccccaccaccaccaccaccacaaaccTCCTCCGCCTCCATCCTTGAACTCTTCCCCACAGGCTCCACCCCCTCCACCTCCCGCAGCGGCTCCGCAGCCCCCAGCAGGTGTCGCGCCgcctcctccaccccctccgCCACCCCCGCCACCAGTCCCCCCACCTTCCGCGGAACCGGACGGCGTGCGCAGAAGCAACGACTCGCCTCATTCGCCGGTCCCCGCCGGGACGTCGGCGCTGCTGGAGCAGATCCGGGGGGGGGCACAACTCAAGAAGGTGGAGCAGAACCACCGAGAACCGGCGTCCAGCAGCGGGCGGGACGCGCTGCTGGACCAAATCCGCCAGGGGATTCAACTGAAAACG GTGTCGGACCACCCGGAGTCAGGGCCGCCCATGCCAGCCCCCACGGCGGGCATCGTCGGCGCCCTTATGGAAGTGATGCAAAAGAGGAGCAAAGCCATCCATTCTTCAG ACGACGACGAGGATGACGATGAAGATGAAGACTTTGAAGAAGACGACGAATGGGACGACTGA